One genomic region from Drosophila subpulchrella strain 33 F10 #4 breed RU33 chromosome 2R, RU_Dsub_v1.1 Primary Assembly, whole genome shotgun sequence encodes:
- the LOC119552159 gene encoding uncharacterized protein LOC119552159: protein MADADDSKSGDSGSGAESLQLLTKLDKAVSTNDVLLDLQRALTYEAVFSTLVEHKMQALKRDYEEHKRAKRRKRKSIGRIFLPRKLFGSSSRRSSREDTPPAEEHQSPPATSHSGGKTKAKTKAKGRTDEIEEASGSLASLQRSHPKRPENLEDSLASTLSNSSEAQHRQHRHSHSLLVRAQTHTPAHQVVDLDAERRSISSVEVEGQRSRTTQLPAKHSTTINGESELLPPISGHDNTSTTATATATVTATGGGASSGAGGVLHSSTLADDSLTASLRGSLESLSYSSSRCTVSFGGAEVIVPSMLEAESRERVRLAKRLRILEAKSISAQCSPIFPRHVVRSFPMQSPQQGRLHINVPSSLAKPQPQLQLQQQQLQPHVALEIETLPAPLPQRRRLLPKQISCTESGAAGDFGVGGAEAYTRYFSRQNTSEDSANVTVSTVLAQSDSQSLHATPSYANTPPATGSRIQERRKSRSTGLLAVRPSYGMEPSAVVITMEEGAEGEGGQRGRTRTLVPDKLHRMTSTSTGSSVAATGCCSATKPKEKPGEAFRPSAMTSSAARTTAQSTGSDDEYRRRKRKYKRHHRCSDPALVYPTPSGLQHYVHVLGINPDTQQPIQCPYGEDSPCDLQLDMDVDLDLDLDADKIDDLEQMVPSGGHQRHRRKHRHRHKKRHRHKKPKILVQDLDTEVVKVIDPHDLSQRARWTIIATACLLLLMCLMLIGVTLRMAPIIDDMVRQENERNIRENLERTWMMRNRTELNLQRQQMEMQMQMQMQMQGVP from the exons ATGGCGGATGCGGACGATAGCAAGAGTGGTGACAGCGGTAGTGGCGCCGAATCCCTGCAGCTGCTGACCAAACTGGACAAGGCCGTCTCGACCAACGATGTCCTGTTGGATCTCCAGCGGGCCCTCACCTACGAGGCTGTCTTTAGCACCCTGGTGGAGCACAAGATGCAGGCCCTCAAGCGGGATTATGAGGAGCACAAGCGGGCCAAGCGACGCAAGCGGAAGTCCATTGGTCGCATTTTTTTGCCCAGGAAACTCTTTGGCAGCTCCAGTCGCCGTTCGAGCAGGGAGGACACCCCGCCAGCGGAGGAGCATCAATCTCCACCAGCCACTAGTCACAGTGGCGGCAAGACCAAGGCCAAGACAAAAGCCAAGGGCCGGACGGATGAGATTGAGGAGGCCTCTGGCTCCTTGGCCAGCCTGCAGCGATCTCATCCCAAGCGGCCGGAGAATCTGGAGGACAGCCTGGCCAGCACCCTGAGCAATTCCTCGGAAGCCCAGCACCGGCAGCATCGGCATAGCCATAGTTTACTGGTTCGAGCCCAGACCCACACGCCGGCACACCAGGTGGTGGATCTGGATGCAGAGCGAAGATCCATCAGCTCGGTGGAGGTGGAGGGGCAGAGATCGAGGACCACCCAGCTGCCCGCCAAACATTCCACAACGATCAACGGCGAGTCGGAACTACTGCCCCCGATCTCCGGACACGACAATACCTCGACGACTGCCACAGCAACTGCCACAGTAACAGCCACAGGAGGAGGCGCCTCCTCGGGCGCTGGAGGAGTCCTCCATAGCTCCACCTTGGCGGATGACAGCCTGACCGCCTCGCTGCGCGGCAGCCTGGAGAGCCTCTCCTACAGCAGCTCCCGCTGCACCGTCAGTTTTGGCGGAGCGGAGGTGATTGTGCCCTCCATGTTGGAGGCGGAGTCGCGGGAGCGGGTGCGACTGGCCAAGCGACTGAGGATCCTGGAGGCCAAGTCCATCAGCGCCCAGTGCAGCCCCATCTTTCCCAGGCACGTGGTGCGCTCGTTTCCGATGCAGTCGCCTCAGCAGGGG CGCCTGCACATCAATGTTCCCTCCAGTTTGGCCAAGCCTCAGccgcagttgcagttgcagcagcagcagttgcaACCCCACGTGGCCTTGGAGATCGAGACGCTGCCCGCTCCGCTGCCCCAGCGAAGGCGCCTGCTGCCCAAGCAGATATCCTGCACGGAGAGCGGCGCAGCCGGGGACTTTGGAGTGGGCGGAGCGGAGGCCTACACCCGGTACTTCTCCCGCCAGAACACCTCGGAGGACAGCGCCAATGTGACGGTGAGCACGGTTTTGGCCCAAAGCGACTCCCAGTCGCTGCATGCCACGCCCAGCTACGCGAATACGCCTCCGGCAACGGGCAGCCGGATTCAGGAGCGCCGCAAGTCCCGAAGCACTGGACTGTTGGCTGTGCGTCCGTCATATGGCATGGAACCCAGTGCCGTGGTAATTACCATGGAGGAGGGGGCCGAGGGCGAGGGCGGGCAGAGGGGCAGGACGAGGACGCTGGTGCCCGACAAGCTGCACCGGATGACCTCCACGTCGACGGGCTCCAGTGTGGCCGCCACTGGCTGCTGCAGTGCAACGAAGCCGAAGGAGAAGCCGGGCGAAGCCTTCAGGCCCTCCGCCATGACCTCCTCCGCGGCAAGGACTACGGCCCAGAGCACGGGCAGCGACGACGAGTACCGCCGCCGGAAGCGGAAGTACA AGCGCCATCATCGCTGCTCGGACCCCGCACTGGTCTATCCCACGCCCAGTGGTCTCCAGCACTACGTGCACGTGCTCGGCATCAATCCGGACACACAGCAGCCCAT ACAATGCCCGTACGGTGAGGACTCGCCCTGCGACCTGCAGCTGGACATGGACGTGGACTTGGACCTGGACCTGGATGCCGATAAAATCGACGACCTTGAGCAGATGGTCCCCAGTGGTGGTCATCAGCGGCATCGCCGCAAGCATCG GCATCGCCACAAAAAACGACATCGGCACAAAAAACCCAAAATTCTGGTGCAGGACTTGGACACTGAGGTTGTTAAG GTAATCGATCCTCATGATCTGTCTCAGCGGGCCCGCTGGACAATAATTGCCACCGCCTGTTTATTGCTACTCATGTGCCTCATGTTGATTGGGGTTACTTTGCGTATGGCTCCGATAATCGATGATATGG